Proteins encoded together in one Miscanthus floridulus cultivar M001 chromosome 16, ASM1932011v1, whole genome shotgun sequence window:
- the LOC136512604 gene encoding probably inactive leucine-rich repeat receptor-like protein kinase At5g48380 produces the protein MTDHFALGLGALLLLLLSTSCFSSELDVQCLREVQRSVIDPNGILKSSWIFDNGTAGFICKFTGVECWHPDENRVLALRLSNLGLQGPFPNGLKNCTSMTGLDLSSNSFTGAIPSDIEQQVPFLTSLDLSYNGFSGGIPILIYNITYLNTLNLQHNQLSGEIPGQFSALARLQVFNVADNRLSGTIPSSLRNFSASNFAGNEGLCGPPLGDCQASAKSKSIAVIIGAVIGVVVVVIIGAIVVFFCLRRIPAKKKAKDEDDNKWAKSIKGTKTIKVSMFENPVSKMKLSDLMKATNQFSKENIIGTGRTGTIYKAVLPDGSFLAVKRLQDSQHSESQFTSEMKTLGQVRHRNLVPLLGFCIAKKEKLLVYKHMPKGSLYDQLNQEEGTKMDWPLRLRIGIGAAKGLAYLHHTCNPRVLHRNISSKCILLDEDFEPKISDFGLARLMNPIDTHLSTFVNGEFGDLGYVAPEYARTLMATPKGDVYSFGVVLLELVTGEKPTHVSSAPENFRGSLVEWINYLSNNALLRDAIDKSLVGKDTDGELMQFLKVACSCTLATPKERPTMFEVYQLVRAIGERYHFTADDDLVLPPLSTDGDGVTLDELIVAK, from the exons ATGACAGATCATTTTGCTCTAGGTCTAGGTGCTCTTCTTCTGTTGCTACTAAgtaccagttgtttcagttctgAGCTTGATGTCCAATGTTTGAGAGAAGTTCAGAGATCGGTGATTGATCCAAATGGTATACTCAAATCCTCATGGATTTTTGATAATGGCACTGCGGGTTTCATATGCAAATTTACTGGTGTGGAGTGCTGGCACCCAGATGAGAATCGAGTTCTTGCATTGCGCCTCAGCAACCTTGGACTTCAAGGTCCATTCCCTAATGGTCTTAAGAATTGTACCAGTATGACTGGGCTGGATCTGTCAAGTAACAGCTTTACAGGCGCCATCCCTTCAGACATCGAGCAGCAAGTGCCATTTTTGACATCTCTGGACCTCTCCTATAATGGTTTCTCAGGAGGAATTCCAATACTTATTTATAACATTACATACCTAAACACCCTTAATCTTCAGCATAACCAATTGAGTGGTGAAATCCCAGGGCAGTTCAGCGCCCTTGCTCGGTTACAAGTGTTCAATGTTGCTGACAACCGACTATCAGGGACTATTCCAAGTTCTCTACGGAACTTCTCGGCATCAAACTTTGCTGGTAATGAAGGACTGTGTGGGCCTCCATTAGGTGACTGCCAAGCTTCAGCGAAGAGCAAGAGCATTGCAGTAATCATCGGGGCTGTTATTGGAGTGGTAGTTGTCGTCATTATTGGTGCAATAGTTGTGTTCTTTTGTCTGCGGAGGATACCAGCCAAGAAGAAGGCAAAGGATGAGGATGATAATAAGTGGGCAAAGAGTATCAAAGGAACAAAAACTATCAAG GTATCTATGTTTGAGAATCCAGTTTCAAAGATGAAACTAAGTGATCTCATGAAAGCCACAAACCAATTCAGCAAAGAGAACATCATTGGTACTGGGAGGACAGGAACTATATACAAGGCAGTGCTACCTGACGGTTCCTTCCTAGCTGTGAAAAGGCTACAAGACTCGCAACATTCTGAATCACAGTTCACATCAGAGATGAAGACACTTGGCCAAGTGAGGCACCGGAACTTGGTTCCACTCTTGGGATTCTGTATTGCCAAGAAGGAGAAGTTGCTGGTGTACAAGCACATGCCCAAGGGCTCACTCTATGATCAGTTGAATCAAGAGGAAGGTACTAAGATGGATTGGCCGTTGAGGTTACGAATCGGTATTGGTGCAGCAAAAGGGCTTGCATATCTCCACCATACCTGCAATCCTCGAGTTCTTCACCGCAACATCAGCTCCAAATGCATCCTCTTAGATGAGGATTTCGAACCAAAGATATCGGACTTTGGCCTTGCTAGGCTCATGAACCCAATAGACACCCATCTCAGCACCTTTGTcaatggggaatttggagacctCGGTTACGTGGCACCGGAGTATGCGCGTACTCTGATGGCCACACCGAAGGGCGATGTCTACAGCTTTGGTGTGGTTCTCCTTGAGCTCGTCACCGGCGAGAAGCCTACCCACGTTTCCTCAGCCCCGGAGAATTTCAGAGGGAGCCTAGTGGAATGGATCAATTATCTGTCCAACAACGCACTTCTCCGAGATGCTATCGACAAGTCGCTGGTAGGGAAGGACACCGATGGTGAGCTGATGCAGTTCCTGAAAGTTGCGTGTTCCTGCACGCTCGCCACCCCAAAGGAGAGACCAACCATGTTTGAGGTTTACCAGCTCGTTAGAGCCATTGGGGAAAGGTACCATTTCACTGCCGATGATGACCTGGTGCTGCCACCTCTTAGCACAGACGGTGACGGTGTAACCCTCGACGAACTCATTGTTGCCAAGTAA